Genomic window (Oryza sativa Japonica Group chromosome 3, ASM3414082v1):
GGCTGGATAGGTGCATATGAGACTCCCCGTCCGATTTTTCTTGTTGGTTTGAGCGTTCGATGAGAAGCATTTTCCGAAAAATGGCGAGGTGCCTGGGTAGCGAGGAAGAGGAAACACGAGCAGCTACGCGGAAACTTCCCGGCAAGTGACCGGGAAGTAGAAATAGTCCGGTGCAGCTACCGGTCCCCAATCAACTGCTATGTATATCCCAAAGTTCTAATATCTGCAATGCGTATAGAATCGGTGGACGAACCTCGCCATTCCAATTCGGGCAATGGTAGTTTGATGACTGTGCGAGACCGGTCGTAAAGCAGTAGACGATGATAATATGTGTCACTCGATCGATCAGCTGCTCGACTCAGCCCTACAAATACTGCGCAAATCAGTTAGCTTGCCGTGTATTCGCTCAGTGCTCCACTCCACTTGTGTCATctcggcgatggcggccgcAGCAGCACTCAACCGTCTCCTCCCTCTCGTCCTcatagccgccgtcgtcgggagGCACGGGGCCTCCGGGGACGGTGGCTTCCCCATCGTCTTCACCGAGACCAAGTgcacgccggcgccgacgtGGTCCCGCGCGAACGACAGCGCGTACCGCGCCAACGTCCGGGCGCTCCTCGGCGGGctcccgtccgccgccgcgccgacgggCTTCGCGTCGACCGACCggtccggcggcgccggccgcgacCGCGCGTTCGCCCGCGGCATCTGCTTCGGCGACCCGCCCCCCGCGCTGTCCCCGCAGTACTGCCTCCGCTGCCTGTCCGTCGCCGCCAAGGAGCTCGCCGACGGCTGCCCCGCCaaacgccgcgccgccgtctggaCCGACGGCTGCTTCGCGTCGTTCGCCGACACCAGCGCCTTGTCGCCCGACGAGGCGGCCTTCCACTACAAGATCGCGGTCGGGGCCCTCGTGGAGGACGACGAGAGCTCCgcccgcttcaccgccacgCTCGCCGCCCTGGCCGAGCGCctggcgccgcgcgccgccgccaatgcCTCGCGCATGCTGGCCACCGCCACGGTGGACGTTCCTCGCGTGGTCGCCGGCAGCTCGAGGACGGTGCAGGTGCACTCGCTGGCGCAGTGCATGCCagaccggccggcggcgagctgcgcCCGGTGCGTGCAGGAGTCGGCGCGGGAGCTGGGCAAGTGCTGCTGGAACATGCAGAGTGGTGGCGTGGCCACGGTGATCGGCTACAACTGCCATCTGCGGCTGGATGTGTCCGTTCCGATGACGCCGTCCGTGGCAGAACCTCAATCTATCCCTGCCCCTACCGTGAGCGTGAGAACTACTGGAGGTACCCGTTCTTCTTGGAAGTGGATTTTGATCCTCGAGGAGATATCCCCTCATTGTTTACATGTTacttaaatggttatgaaaaaattaaaaaaaaataagaagatgtattaacatgtgatatatcactccataaacatgcaagtaaaaaattcaacttctacatctcgtaacgaaaaaaacaaaattgactctaaatatacgttaactaactgcggttcaatttgttttttcatacgagatgtagaagttgaatttgaacttgcatgtttgtggagtgttatatcacatgttaatacacattctctattttttttaaattttttcttaaccatttaagtgacatgcaaaGAATGATTTCCCGTTCTTCTAACTCGTTGTTCGTCATTTGTTCCAAGTTTAGGTTTGTGTTCATAGATACATTTAAATTTGAATCTTCACAGTTTATACAAAATTAGGAGAAacaatgggaaaaaaaagaaaaagaagttacAATAATACTCCTATACGACAAGAACCTGTCGATTTTGTTTATCAATGGCTGCAGGCAATTTGACCGCAGCAGACATCGTGAGTGCGACTGCCTTCGTCATAGTGATGATCTTCCTGGTCAATTTATTAGTTTGTTTGATGACAGACGCCTTGAATAATTACTGGATTCGTTCTGCCAAGGAAGAAGAAGCATCACCACCAGCTGGCAAGTTCTCTCTCCTGTTTACTATTATTTTTCCTGTTTAGTCTAGTAACAAATTAACTAATTGCTGGTTGATTGTTTTGATCGTAAAATATGTGTTGCAAATTGACAATGCAGGTCATGTACGAGGAAATGTTGCTGCTGTGAAGGCAGCGCAGATCGTGCCAACTCAGTACGCAGATCAGAGGATTGCTGTCTGAGTTCTATACGCCGGCTAGTGTAGAAGCTTGGCCACTGCATTGGCCATTAATTTCCTGGGTGTTATATATGTGTCATGTGAACCCACTCTACCTAAGTATTTACAGCTAGATATATAGCTTGATCTGGCTAAATTGGCTCAGTGGCCAATTAATTAAGTGTGTACTCTTTATTGTCTCGTCCGAACACAACTACTTGTATGTCCAGTTGAAAACAGTACGTGGCCATCGTGCCTTGCACCAAGGTATATATTGTTGGGTATTTGGTTTTCTCTCCACGCTTGTATATATTGGAGTTATATCACAAGCTAGTGTGTATCTCACCTTGCAAATTTGATGTTATCTGAAGCCACAGAATTTGAAATAACAACAATGCAACTATATGAGGCATTTCATAAGAAAAAGCTGCTCTTATTAAAATTTATTCATTCCCCATAGAATAATCCACAAATATTACATATATACAGCTGTGCTTTTGATATGTTTTCTGTGAGATATGTATTTGCCAATTATCCCCATATCTCTTTGAGCGTGTGCCATGACGCACATTCGCATGTGCGTGAGCGTGGCACTAATGTGTAGCTGTATGTATATCCGTGTCTTCCGtgtaattgagaaaaaaaataaatcaacttattTTTAAAAGGGTCAACACACCATCCCCATATCCATGTTTTTGAAAATCTTTGGTGGACTTTCTTAATGTTTTTTCACAGCGATTTAAGTTTGTAAAATTGTGCCATGtcttccctaaaaaaaaaatccctcaaaaaaaattgtgccaTGTCAATGAAACGCTGACCGAGTCATCAGATATGGCTTATGTGCCTCATTGCTTGCCAAAGATTTATTATAAACTGTATGATAACAAAATAATTTgtgtataaaaattttatatatgggtTCTTAGCAACttaaaaatccatataaaataaagtacgttaaaaatatcttaaaattaactttaaaataatgtttgaaaattcaaaatttagctTCTAACACTTTTTAGGTGTACCGATGGGCTCAGAAGTTTCGGCTCACCTCACCACTTCACCAACCTATCTGGCCCGCTCACTACCGGCACAATCCTTCTCTTCCGGACTCTCCCCAACCACGCCGCAGCAACACGCGCCCAGACTCTAGTCGAGTTCAGCACTTCagccccgccgccgtctccgccgctcaAAGCGCCCAAACCAAAATCCCCTAGATTTCCCCACGCCCCCGCCTCCAAATCTCTCGACATGTCGGAGAAGAAGCGCCGCGGCGGGGCAGGCGCGGGGGCCGCGTCGGGCTCCGCCTCCAAGAAGCCGCGGGTCTCCACGGCGGCGTCGTACGCCGAGTCGCTCCGCTCGAAGCTCCGCCCCGACGCCTCCATCCTCGCCACCCTCCGCTCCCTGGCCTCCGCCTGCTCCAAATCCAAGCCCgcggggtcgtcgtcgtcgtcgtcgtccgcctcGAAGGCGCTCGCAGCCGAGGACGACCCGGCCGCCAGCTACATCGTGGTGGCCGACCAGGACTCCGCCTCCGTCACCTCCCGCATCAACCGCCTCgtgctcgccgcggcgcgcaGCATCCTGTCCGGCCGGGGCTTCTCCTTCGCGGTGccctcccgcgccgcctccaACCAGGTCTACCTCCCGGACCTCGACCGCATCGTGCTCGTCCGCCGCGAGTCCGCCAGGCCCTTCGCCAACGTCGCCACCGCGCGGAAGGCCACCATCACCGCGCGCGTCCTCTCCTTGGTCCACGCCGTCCTCCGCAGGGGGATCCACGTCACCAAGCGTGACCTCTTCTACACCGACGTCAAGCTCTTCGGCGACCAGGCGCAgtccgacgccgtcctcgacgacGTCTCCTGTATGCTCGGCTGCACCCGCTCCTCCCTCCACGTCGTCGCGTCCGAGaagggcgtcgtcgtcgggcgcCTCACcttcgccgacgacggcgaccggatCGACTGCACGCGCATGGGCGTCGGCGGGAAGGCCATCCCGCCCAACATCGACAGGGTCTCAGGCATCGAGAGCGACGCTCTCTTCATCTTGCTGGTGGAGAAGGACGCCGCGTTCATGCGTCTCGCCGAGGACCGGTTCTACAACCGCTTCCCGTGCATCATCTTGACGGCGAAGGGGCAGCCGGATGTCGCCACACGGCTGTTCTTGCGGCGGCTTAAGGTGGAGCTGAAGCTGCCGGTGCTGGCATTGGTGGACTCCGACCCATATGGGCTGAAGATCTTGTCAGTGTACATGTGTGGTTCCAAGAACATGTCATATGACAGTGCCAACCTGACAACACCGGATATCAAGTGGCTCGGAGTGCGGCCAAGCGATCTGGACAAGTATCGGGTGCCGGAGCAGTGCCGGCTTCCGATGACTGATCACGATATCAAGGTGGGGAAGGAGCTGCTTGAGGAGGACTTTGTGAAGCAGAATGAAGGATGGGTGAAGGAGCTGGAGACGATGTTGCGGACGAGGCAGAAGGCTGAGATACAGGCTCTCAGTTCATTTGGTTTCCAGTATCTCACTGAGGTCTATCTACCTCTCAAGCTGCAGCAACAGGACTGGATTTGAGGACCCTTTCTATGCTAGATGAATAGGTGAATTTTCATGCATTTATTTGACTACTGCGCTGTGCactagatttatttatttaaaataaggtATTTTTGAGAATCAGTATTCCCATGGGCCATGGCTAGTCGAAGTCAAAAGGTAGCTCCAAAATGTTCAGTCAAAATGCATGGTTAACTAATTTCTATGTTAGATTAGGTTCTTTATGTTAGGTTCTTTAGGAAGTATTGCACACCCCTGACTGAGAGTTTGTAGGATCAAATTGATAAGGGTGACCAAGATTGCCTCGTAGTACCGTCAGATGTGGAAATCTTCTTCTAGCATTATGTATTTGAACAGCAGCTGCTGTGTGTATTCACTAATTTTTAAGAACATGGAAATGCTTACTTCAGCATGTATTCAGAGCAGGTATAGTGACAGGAAATTCAAATGTTACTGTGATATTACTCATGTATCCTGAGCATGTATTCAAAACAATGTATTCCAGCATTTATGTGCCAACTCCATGTTTGGATCAATGTAGAATTGGAGCTGTTCACATGTGTAACTGAGCACATCATGGCATGTTTTTAAGAGGCACAACAATACAGCCATGGGCATCTTGGACATTTGTTTTGCAATCAGGTTTCAAATCTTGAGCGAACAAACTTGTTACAAATCTATATTAGGCAATGGTGCTCAAAATCCACAGACAGTGGAGTATTTCACTGTACTCGGTCAGCATGTTTTTCAGTTTCCATGGAATTGCGGGGATTGCAAGTTTCCAGCAATAACCTAATAACTTTAATTCTGATGTTTTACCGTATCTGGATGGCCGtccacaaattccttcttgTGAAACCGTGTTGGGTTGATGTCACTGAGTAGCACCAGCCAACCTGTACATCTGTATACACTACCTTATCTTAGGATGACTCTGCAAAAGGTTGAGGAACTGTCACTGCACAGTCCTCACAGCTTTCCTCTTCAACCAATGATTCAGAGAGTTGATCGGGATCTTTATCATCCCCTGCGGTCTCCTGGAAAAATGTTTAGAAGCTAGATCTAAATGACTCCTAGAACGAGCTGGAACTGTGGGTTTGGACGAAGCCGGGCGACTTCCAGGTCCAATTAAAACCTCAAGACCCAACTCATCCGTCAGAACAGCAACTATTGCATGCTCGACCTCGACAACACTAGTCTCGGCCTTGGCGCTTGATGCCTTCCCATGACCAGTGATGATTACTACATCATCCTGAACTGCTCGTCCTATTCAAGGTAAGGGAATGTTTAAATGGATTCTATTAGATATTGGTTGTAATGCCCATAAACTGACAGAGCTGAACATTACCTAGTAGATACTTCTCTTTGATCTTCCGGAGAACTGAGAGAACTACAACGCGAGATTCAACCTGTGAAACATATAGTTGAGTTCATGAGTAAGGATGTATCATGTAATGGAGATGGTGTGGTAGAACTCAAGAGTCAAAACATGTCGCTGGGAATGAGATGTTCTCATGCAAAAATCAGCCATCATGCTCATGTGAGATGAGATAAGCAACAGTTTGTGAAGTCTGTGGGTTGGAAATTGCAAATTCTCTTGTAACTAATGTACAAAGGTAAGCAGATCTTTTTATGAGTTctctaaaaacaaaaatatcatATCCATAGTCAAATTACCTTTGAAAGCCCACGAACATCGACAGTTTGGTTTTGATCAACATCTTTCTGCAAGAATGTTGTCACTTTCTCAAGAACGAGCTTGAATGATTCTTTCCTCTGATCCAATTGGTAATATTCTCGATTTCCATTACCGCTAGACAAAACTCCTTCACACCATTCCACTATCAAATTCTTGAGGTAATAGTCATTTGCTTGATACCTGTCATGGGTCAACTGCAAATTTAACACGAGGACAAAACATAGAGAGATATACCCTGTGTAGTGATAGTACGAGTCTATCAGCCATTAGGTTGTCACATGTTTTCTACAAAGGAACAATAGGATTAGGATCATCCAACACCTAGGCATGAGAGTTGCATTTGGATGTATTTATAGCGAAAGAACATCTATGCTCGaactagtgttttttttttcttatgtacAAAGTTAACCTTTTATGGAATCTTTGATGAATCACTGTCTTCTCAAACCAATAAGCAATAAGAGGTTTGTTGTTCTTAAAGAAGTGCCAAATAAACAATTTAAAGATGTTATAATCAGAATTACCCAGCCTTTCTCATTTCTTGATAGATTGCCAAACATTGCTGGACTTCCTGTAATGATCCATATTTATTGCGTGCTGTCAAAAGAGTCTTGTATGTGACCTGAAAAAGAAAACCTTGGAACTCAATAAACTGCTTGCCCGAGTAAACTTCGGAAGTGTTATGTCATCtaacaataaaatatccatTCAAAAATAAGCAAGTATGTTAGGTGGCTCTAGTAGCACTACTcgggtcctgggttcgacttcCTGTGGGAGTGAATTTAGGCTGGGGTTAAAAAAACCCCATCGTCTGTCCCACGCCAAAGCATAGGTCTAAGGCCTGACCCAGGTTGTTAGTCGTCCTCACACGGGCCACGGCGCCGCTGTGTAAAATGCCTGGGGGCTGTCTTACCCCTGTAggtcgagtttttttttttttttaaaggcaATATGCCATGTGTCATATCATCCGCCACCGTTTGGTCGCTCAAGCGATAGTCGGCGCATAAGCAGAAGCAGAAGAGGATTCTGAAGCAAATCGGCGTCGCAATTGTTGTCGTGTGGCACATTGAGGCACAGATGGgaggaaaaaaatcaatgatAACATAACTTGATAAATGTCGATCCATGCAAATTGTTTTGTAACAAATACTACGACGAAAAGAGCGTCGTCGAGGAACAGCGAGCCTTGTGCTTGACAATGGCTCCGGCTTCATCCCTCTTCAGCTTGAACACACACTTAAGGGTGATCGCGCGGTGACCACGAGGGAGGTCAGCAAGCTCCCAGGTGCGGTTCTCCTCAACCGCGTCCATCTCCGACTGCATTGCGGCACGCCATGATGCGTGTCCCTCGGCCTCTGCGAAAGACCGAGGCTCACCGTCGTCACAGCAAGGAGCAACTGCGCCTCCAGGTCACGAGGCACCAGTCCCAGCACTGGCTGGTTGCCGAGAAGGTCCTCCATCGTACGGTACCGCAGCAGCTCGCCGTCGTGGTACACGTCGATGCGCTCCTCGTCGTGGGAGAGCGGAGTAGCGAACTCCATCGGGCTGTGCTCGACACGAGCTGGTGTCGGAGTGGACGTGCCCGGAGGGGTGGCTGTTGGTGCTGGAGTGCGCGGGGTCGCCGGCTGTGGTGGTGTCGGTGAAGAACTCGTTGCAGCCGAAGTCGTAGCTCGAGAGTGTGTCGCTGCCGGGGTCGGTGGAGGCTTGGGGACTGGGGTAGGCACGCTTGGTGAAGAGGAGCTGCCTACTCCCCCAGCTCCCTCGAAGTGGACGTACTCGACAGTGAAGTCGTCGTACGTCGGAGTCGAGCCGTCGTCCACCGCCTTGTCCCATGcccaccctcgcccttcgtCGAACACTACGTCGCGCGCCGTGCGCACACGCTGTGTCTTCGGGTCGAGAATGCGGTAGGCCTTCAAGCCCTCCGCGTAACCGATGAACACCCCTAGGGTGCTCCTGTCGTGGAGCTTGCCGATGTGGCCGAGCTCCCTTGGCGAACGCGAGGTAGCTGAAGACCCGCAGGTGGGAGACTGCCGGCTTGCGCCCATGCCAAGCCTCGTACGGTGTCCTACCGTCGAGGGCCTTGGTAGGCGAGCGGTTGAGGATGTAGACAGCCGTCACCACCGGCTCCCCCCAGAAGATGGCCGGCATCCCCCTCTGCTTGAGGAGAGCCCGAGCCATCACCAGAACCGTCTGGTTGCGCTgctcgacgacgccgttctGTTGCGGGCTGTACGGCGCGGAGTAGTGGTGCTGAATGCCCTCATCAACGCAGTACGACGCGaattcgccgccgttgtcggtgcGCAACATGCGCAACTTGCGGCCGCAGCAGCCTGCCCACGCCTGATGGCGTCTgcagcctctcccttgctgccgagaaccatcacccacatgtagcgagagaggtcgtcgacgagcagcGGGAAGTAACGCCGTCCTCCTGGTGTGGCCGGTGTCACTAGGCCACACAAGTCCCCGTGCACGAGCTCGAGCCGCTCCTTAGCTCGGAAGATCGTCTGctggggaaaggggagccgcCTCTGCTTCGTTAACACGCTGACGTCGCAGAGCTGCTCCACGTGGTCAAGGCACGGCCGGC
Coding sequences:
- the LOC4332469 gene encoding cysteine-rich receptor-like protein kinase 25 isoform X1 yields the protein MCHSIDQLLDSALQILRKSVSLPCIRSVLHSTCVISAMAAAAALNRLLPLVLIAAVVGRHGASGDGGFPIVFTETKCTPAPTWSRANDSAYRANVRALLGGLPSAAAPTGFASTDRSGGAGRDRAFARGICFGDPPPALSPQYCLRCLSVAAKELADGCPAKRRAAVWTDGCFASFADTSALSPDEAAFHYKIAVGALVEDDESSARFTATLAALAERLAPRAAANASRMLATATVDVPRVVAGSSRTVQVHSLAQCMPDRPAASCARCVQESARELGKCCWNMQSGGVATVIGYNCHLRLDVSVPMTPSVAEPQSIPAPTVSVRTTGGNLTAADIVSATAFVIVMIFLVNLLVCLMTDALNNYWIRSAKEEEASPPAGHVRGNVAAVKAAQIVPTQYADQRIAV
- the LOC4332469 gene encoding cysteine-rich receptor-like protein kinase 25 precursor, which gives rise to MAAAAALNRLLPLVLIAAVVGRHGASGDGGFPIVFTETKCTPAPTWSRANDSAYRANVRALLGGLPSAAAPTGFASTDRSGGAGRDRAFARGICFGDPPPALSPQYCLRCLSVAAKELADGCPAKRRAAVWTDGCFASFADTSALSPDEAAFHYKIAVGALVEDDESSARFTATLAALAERLAPRAAANASRMLATATVDVPRVVAGSSRTVQVHSLAQCMPDRPAASCARCVQESARELGKCCWNMQSGGVATVIGYNCHLRLDVSVPMTPSVAEPQSIPAPTVSVRTTGDALNNYWIRSAKEEEASPPAGHVRGNVAAVKAAQIVPTQYADQRIAV
- the SPO11-3 gene encoding topoisomerase 6 subunit A3, which codes for MSEKKRRGGAGAGAASGSASKKPRVSTAASYAESLRSKLRPDASILATLRSLASACSKSKPAGSSSSSSSASKALAAEDDPAASYIVVADQDSASVTSRINRLVLAAARSILSGRGFSFAVPSRAASNQVYLPDLDRIVLVRRESARPFANVATARKATITARVLSLVHAVLRRGIHVTKRDLFYTDVKLFGDQAQSDAVLDDVSCMLGCTRSSLHVVASEKGVVVGRLTFADDGDRIDCTRMGVGGKAIPPNIDRVSGIESDALFILLVEKDAAFMRLAEDRFYNRFPCIILTAKGQPDVATRLFLRRLKVELKLPVLALVDSDPYGLKILSVYMCGSKNMSYDSANLTTPDIKWLGVRPSDLDKYRVPEQCRLPMTDHDIKVGKELLEEDFVKQNEGWVKELETMLRTRQKAEIQALSSFGFQYLTEVYLPLKLQQQDWI